GATTGTGAAGACAGCTTCGCTCCAGAAGCTCGTGTGTCTCAACGTCAGGCGGTGTCCGTATGTGGCATTCCACGTGCCAGATCCTAGCACAGAAACAGCAACTGGTGACCATCAAAATGGCAAACCATCCACTGAGCTCTAATGTTACTGTGGCTCCTCTGAGGCTGGGCCAATGAGTTTCCTCCTTCATTATTGTCCTAACGATTCCTGTTGTACCCCACGGCCTTGGGTACAAAGTCCTCCCTTGCAGAGAGAGACAGGCACAAAGGAGGAGGACAGTATGCTCCTTGCACCATGTACCAATAGAATAGGAGGCCCCCTGGTTCTGGGCGTTATCCacacccagggctgggagaggggaaaggagagggaggcTGGTACTAGCTCAGGGAGAGCCTGAGTCATCTAAATGCTACAGACACCATAATGGTCTATCTCCACGCAAGCTGCTTCTTCTGCTAGCAAATTCTCTGCTCTAAGCCAGTTCTGTTTTCCAGTGGACTCTCTGCCTCTCGCTGCTGTCAGAACCTTTGCTCTCAGTATCTCCCCCGCACCTTGACTGCACAAGGCAGCTATCACACGTACTTTTCCTGCACCGGGACTGCAAGGCACCTACGCCCACCAGCTGAGTAGGGGTGGAGCAGTACACAGCCACTTGTCTACCCCAGCTGGCCGTCACACTTGGTCATCTCTCAGGCTGCTCTTATTTTCCTGCTGTGGCCAAATGGTTTGTGTGTTTATATTGTGGACCGACCACCCCAGACAGCATCCTTAGAAATCACAACAATGAGGATTTTCTCAGAGGGTCTCTGGTTTGgacagagagggaaagaaaatcATCCATAGCCTGCTCAATGCCTCAGGGCTTTTCCCCTTGTCCTACACAGATTCAAGGTCAGTAACCCTTCCATGGCTTTAAGAATGTCTGGGAGGGGACGGGGGTGAGAGCAGACCCCAGTGCATTACTCTGCATGATATGGCTGGAGCATACATGTACTGTACATGCCTGTCCTAGGTTATTCCTTATACAAACCAATCGGAGCTCAATCATTTCTCATACACCCAGCTCAGCCAGTTTTCAAACACTCTGGGCAAGCTAGCAAAAGTGATCACCTGAACTGCATGTACAATTCGGCACCGTCAGATAACTGGGCCTGGAAGAGCCCGCTGTCCAGCTTTGGGAACCAGGTCCCGTTAATGTGCTGAGTGGGCTCTGGCAATAAATCGAGAGTTCAACCTGATTCAGTCTTTGCCAGCGCAAGGTGGAAAGCGAAGTGCTTCTGAGAGAGCAGGAAAGCTGTTGAGTTTCATGCTTCTTCAGAGGCATGGGAGCTCCATTCTGCAGCATCACGTGGAGTTTAAAATACTGCTGGGAAGTAGATATTGCTGAGGAGTGAAGGGCTGGGGTAAAATCTGTCAGAGCTCATGGAAACTCCAAACCTAGACCAGCCAAATAACCACACCGTTGTACCACAGGGAGCAGTGCTTAGGTGTCAACTAGGCAATCTCTTAATAGGCCTTTTCTGCCTCTAATTGGATTGGGCCCGGATTCTGTCACCCTGACGCACTCTGAGAAGTACCCCACTCCACAAGCGGTTCCACTGCTCCCATAGAGGAAGGTACTACTCAGTGCATGCAAAGAtgtcaaaatctggcccattgagtCTATGGGTCTTAAACTTTCCTGGTGTAAATAGCTCAGAAAACTCTCTTCCGAGAAGACATATATGCCCTGCTTCAGGCCTCCTGAGGTTCCACACTCCAAAGCTCAATACAGACCTAGGAGCATTGTTTTCCTGCCTTATACCCACCCCCCCCGTGCCCCCCGTTTCCAACAGCCACTGGTCTGTGCCTCAGTAAATACAGACTGGTGATGAGCAGAGACATTCTAATCCCCAAATTAGCATTGCAGACATGCAGCTCTCTGAGTGATATGTTTGTTTGGAGAGTCTGAACGCTCCCCAGTGTTCACTTGTGACAGAGTGGTCAGCTGTGATCCCAATAAAAGAGAAAGTGATTTCACCTCCAGGCAGATGGAGAATAATAATGGCCAGCTGAGTTCTTCCAGAAGCGTTTCAGGCATCCACTCACCAGACTCAAGTACTAAAAAGAACATGATGTGTACAGAGGAGCTGGCAAATCACTGGCGTTCGGGTGAAGAGTCCCATTGCCAGAGATGCTCTGGCCAGGGTACAGCATGCAGCAGTGTGGGAGTGGGTACTGGTGATGCTCTGTAGCATTATAGCAGCTTAGCCAGATGAACATCTCAGAAGGTATACATGCAAATATCCTTTGCTTTAAGAGAAGCCCTGGGGTGTGTGCACAGGGAGTCTGCTCCCACTCTCTCTTCCCACCTGCCATATCTTAGCACCCTTTATTCCCCGGCACCACcttccagctctgctccagccacccagcccttCTCTTGTGGTGTGGTCAATAGACCCCTCCCACCCCGTGCAGGACCCCCCCAGATGAAGTGCTGATCTCCCAGTTGCATACAGCCCCCTCTCTGCCATGCAGCCTGCTCACACCACAGCTACTGTTGTGTTCGTTGCTGATGATGAACTGACCGCATACTGACATTTCATCCATGTCACCATGGGTTTATTTTAAAGCTCCAGATGCTGACAACACAGCGCTTACATTCTTTCACAGCGTCTCTCTAGCATAACATCTACCCCGATGTTAATCTCCCCCAGCAGGGTTCTGTGTCCACATCACAGAATGAGATATCCAGTCAGTCACAATGTCACACATCTCCATGCCAGACACACGAAATGCTTCCTGTAGGGTTCATTGCACGGCTTCCGTTCCGTCAGAACGGGACTTCTTCTGCTACAGGCACATGGTGCTGCAGTGTTTGCCCATGATCTCGCTGTATCCTTCCCTGGATGCTCCCAAGACACAGGGCTTTGCAATCTGCACAGTAAAACAATGGTCTTGTAACTGTCCTCAATTCATTCTCCAAGCCAAGAGTGTCCCAAGCCCTAATTGTGACTCTACCGACACACAGTGCCAAGGGATTTGATGACTTGGAGCGCCTTCTTGCTATTTTATGGCTAGACATTCTGCAGCTGGGGGGTTTGTGGCTGATGTAGCACAGAGGAGAGCGACTCAAAAagctagagacaggagcagatGAGGAGGACCAAAGAACAAACATTCATATACATAGTAGAATATTCTGACCCACTTAGGAGCACCAATCATCAGGGCACGCGGCTGCTCCTGGCCTCACTCTGCCAGAGAAGAGTTATTTTGTTCTCTTCAAGACTTCACTGGGTAAGTTTTAATCCAGTCACAAAAAACTCCTGGGCCCTGTGAAAGTCAGAAGAGTGTATGAGCAGGACCCTCTGTGCATGAGAATTCACAAAAGACTCAAGAAATGGAATTCTCCTTAGCAGCAGCAGGCTTAGAAGCTGTGCAGTAAAGAGCACGATATGCAGAGTTTTTATCCAGGAGGAACCCCAAACCCTATTAACTATTTATACAAACTGTACAGGGATTGCTTCTGtcccccactgaaatgcagccacctctgagatgGAACATGCAACAGCTTAACAATACACACCAACCCCACACAACAGTTTGGAACAGAAAGTGAAGCGGGAAGTTAGGAGTGCAGAAAATTACCTAGAATGGAATTTGTGCTTGGCTTTGCTCTGTATCTTTAATGACCAATCATACCCATGCTGTAAGCCTCAAATGCCCTCTCTGGCCTGGCAGCCAATATGGGCTCAGTGCCCATGAGACAGGCTCGACCCACCGTCTGGCCCAATGTACTGGTACATACAGAGCCAGCACCTAATTTTAGAGGGGAAAGTAATTTGTCTACCCAATGATCCACTTCAGGCCGAGACCTGATACTCTGCTGCAATTCCCAGTCAGGGTTTCCAGAGCAGAAAGTCTGACCCAGCCGGTCCCCTGCCCTTGGCCTAGCACCCTGCAGTCAGAAATACAGCCACAGCAACAGTAGCAATGGTGCTTACATACCAGGGCCTACCAGCGAAGCTGGCTGCTGGGATGCTGCCCCTGCTGCCTCTGGAGGAGATGAATCGGAGACAGTCTGAGTGGTTGCCAGGGATGATGACATCTCTGGGCTGCAAGGATACAGGTGTATTTCCACTGTAACAGACATCCTGACTGTTTCAGAGCTGgactgagctctgggaggggaacaCTCCACCATCCCCACCAAAGGGGCTGCAGTAACTTGGCCATGATTCCCACCGGCGTTCCTCCCAAGCGGTACGATGCTCCGGAGCAGTGGCTCAGGCCCGTGGAAATACAGCGTGGTGCCAATGTGCTGGAGAGACGGAGAGGTTACAGAGCACATGCCAGGGGCCCTTGCACCAGGCTCCCCGGGCCTGGCACTCTTCAACTCCGCAGACACAGAAGAGGGTGGAGCTTTGTGAGGGCTTGGGTGTTTCTCCTGATGAGCAGACTCATGCTGCAGGGACACTGGGGAGTCCTGGTATGACGCAACATGCACATCGCAAGGAGCAGAGAACACAACTGGAGCCGTGCTCCCGCCCAGCAATTCCTAAGTAATGTGAGAACAGCTCTGTGAGTGACACAGGATGCAGCCCCGAACCCAGATAGCACAGTGAGGGGCAGGAGACATTAGACAGCTTGAAATACAGACAAGAGAGACTGGATGGAATCAAAACAATCCACCCAGTAAATACGGCAGATTAAAGATACCGCACCGGACCCTCGCCACTGTAGAGCGGCCTAGCTTCACGGACGTCAAAGTAGCTACACTGATCTACCCCTGCGGAGGGGCTGACCCACCTGACTGGAACTGGAGTCACTGACAGGAATGGGACGCTCTATTGTGTtgaggctgggagagaggctaGTTCACAGGGACACTGGCAGGCGGTGATATGAGACACAGGGTGGGGGACAGAGGCAGGGATCGCGGTGCAGTGCTGCGGTACGGGGGTGAGGTGGGTTCAGAGAGTTTTAATGCGGGGGGAACAGCTACCAGAACAGAACCAGGTGCACCTTACCGCTGCCCTGGCCTGTGCTGTCTGCAGAGCCTTGCCAGCAGCAACACCCGGAGGTTCCTCTCGGtgcccagccgcctctgcagggAGCGTGGGGTCGGAATGCAGCAGGTGGGGGGACGTGCTGCTGTCGTACGGATTCTGCTCAATAGCGTCGACAGTGCATTCAACTTCGAATGCCCTGTGGATTGGAGAGGTGTCAGGGATGGGGAACAGCGGGCTGGTATTTTAAGTGAAAGCCACATCTTGGTCATTTCATCAGCGACTCACCATGTTCACAGCCTTTCAATCCAGGTAGCAGAGCTCCTCTATCTGCCAGTCATAACccacctcccccggcccccactgAAATACGTTGCAGATTTGATTGCAGGGTAAAACTAAAGTCTCTCGTACACATTCCTGAGTGAGCCCATCCCTAGGTGAcccctgaagcagctggtacgGACTGTTCCTTAGTGCCCGAGCACCTCTGAGTTCCAGAGTTTTGCTGCTGGGACATAGGATTTGAAACCACAACCAGCCTCACCACTTCACAATCCCATTGTGTATACAGTGGGACAAACTCACCTGTTCTCGTATGCCTCATCCACGTCCAAGTAATTTCTCCTTCTCCGAGAATTAGAGGATTTTTGAGAAGCTGCGGGAAAAAACAGATGTGTTTATTCAGCCACATGGCAGAGTGCACAGGCAGAGTCAGCTATCATGCAGGGCAGGCATGCCAGAGCAGCTGGCCATCTGGTAGGGACAGCGCATCAGTCCTGACAGTCCAGCAACTAAGTACTCCTGGGGCAATGTCCAGAGACTGTAACGAACACACCAAAACACCCATGCAGCAGCACCTCTGAGCGCTAGCAAGATGTGGTGTTTGAATGGCAGACATTGGCAGAGTTCATCTCATCGACGGGACAGTCCCTCATGAGACCCAGACTCTCCACATTCCTGCACGTGTCTGCTGTAAATCACAGACACGGGAAACACTGAATCAGGGGCCTGGCGTCAGGGAGGGTGTGAGTAGCTTTAAAGTCACTCCCTGCACCTTCCCCTTCCAGCACGGCTTTTAGTCTTGTGTCCTTCCTCCTGTGGCTTTGCCCCCTTGGTAGACAGAGAGCAGGGGCAGGCTGCATAccagctgtgcacacacacatcttTCATCAACAACATTCATGTTCAGGTTTGgagcagagatgggcctgaaatctggatccaaatgtaCTCAAGGATCAGGGTTTGGTTCTGGCCCGTTGAAGAGATGAGCCAGCTGTGATGgacagatccagatctgaacctccacagcagctggggctgctcaGAACTGGGGTTCTGCTATGGGCCCATCTCTACTTTAGATAAATCCAGGGACCAGCAACCCTCCTCTACCACAAACCCTAAACCTTCACCTCCGTCTAACCCCAAACCTACGCACAActtggagtgaagtgcagagaAATGGAGTGAGCTCTCACCTCTCTAGTCACTTctgcccctgagcctgctgtTTCCAGGTGGCCAAGGAAACAAATCCCGAAGTGTCACCCCTATATTGCCAGCCTCAGTGAGAGCGGGACAGCGTGGATACCTGCCAAATACAAACCCAGAGCTTTCAACACTGCTCCAAACTGTTTCTGAGGAGTGCAAGGGTCGTTATGCCCCTGGAGAACATGCTGCCTTTCGGAAGCCAGGGCTGAAATACTCACAGGTACTGTTGCCTTTGGCGTGCTCTATTTTCTGGCGGAATGAATACACCCCCATGGAAATGAATATCAAAGCCAGAGACACAGAGACCCCCACAACCACCGGGATGTCATGCTTCTCCAGGACGGGGAGCCAGTTGGAAGCAGGTGGAGATTTCTGCCTGCAAAGGTAGTGCAgtcaggcccagatccacaaaggtacttggGAGCCTAACTTACATTGTGGGTCTGGGCCTCAGATCAGAACAATGACATGCACCAGCAGGCTAATGTAATGAACGGAAGCAACTGGCCTCTGTGCGTTACCTTGCTGTCGTGACGGGAGGCCAGGTGGCATTGTCCTGTTTCCTTTGGGTGGACAATCGTACCATCCCTGTAGCGTTTCCAGCAGGCCGAGAATACACTTTGCTCCTGTGGCGAGCGGGGATTTCCTTGCCCCACATCCCTGAGGGATGCTCGATATCTCCAGGTGGCCGCTGGGCAGCgctccctgctggggctgcagtgcCACGTCCTTCACCTTCCTGTTCCAAGGGCAACACCAGGGCAGAAAACTCTCCAGCAGGCAGGGCCCTCCCCGAGGTGGAGGAACTAAAGGCTGGAGACAAAGAGAGAAGTGCTGCCCTAACGCTAGGGGCCctgcaagatggtcagggaaacACCAGCCAGAAACCTTTACTCATGGGGACCGAGGCAAGAGTTGGGGCCTGTTCTGGAGCAGCCCCTGGGGGGTGACGTCTCCAGGCAGGTGGATGATGGCCAGCGAGCCATCAGGGGTTATGATGTCAGCATGTCTGGGTGGTGATAACATGCACAGAGGAATGAGAGCCGTCAGCCAGCCAGGGCTGAGGGAATCCCTGGGAAGTAACATGGGCACCGGAAAGGCATGATACTCCTGACAGAGCGTTTATGTGAGCAAGAGGCAAGCAAGGCCCAGCCATGCTCAGGCCACTGCCAGCAGGAGGCTCACATGCCATGAAGCCCTAGAGAAAGCCAAGGGATGatgcctgcagcagagccagtgggAGTCCAGCTCAGGGGGGCAAGGTAGACAGCACGCGTGGCCTGGAGGGTGTCATGCAGGAGAACACTCGTGGCACCCCCCTTGACACACGCATCACACCTGACACTCACAGGTTCCTGAATCCGGGCTGGGCCCAGGACGTGAGGGGAAGCTGGTTCCCCTTGTGTGGGCTGCCTCACTTGCTTTTACCAGGGGGACCTTGGCAGAGAGCCCCTCTCCTCTGGCATCAGCCTGTCTGAGCTGCAAAACACAAAGTGCATTGGATACGCTGTCAGTCTGGCTGAGAGGCAGGCCCAGGAGTGGATCTGTGGCTGGGGGTGCCGCCTGGGGCTCTGCACCTGGAGCAGGCCCTGTGTTAGCCTCATCATGGCCCCATCTCCTCGCGTGGGGCCCTGCCAATCACCATGCTCCAGTCTCTGGGGCAGAGCATGACCTGGTATAATGCAAGCGTGAGCCAAGTTTCCTCCTGTTGCCAGGTGGCCTCCCACAGAGCAAGGCTCTGTTATCCCCAGGCCATGGGCAGCCAGGTGAGGAAATGGTTGTCCGTTGCTGCTCCCATCCTGATACTGAGAGCACAACACCCCCACTTGACACCTCATGGGAGGTTCAGCTTTATCCCACAAAGGGGAACTGGAaacaggagtgaaatcctgaccccactgaagccagtagcCAAATTCCCGCTGAGGTCAGGACCTCAACCACAAAGTTTACATGCCAGATTTACCTGCAGGAGGCTGGTGACAGAGGCTGGGGTATTTCCAACTCCCTCATCCCAGGTGTTCACTTCTCCATCTATAAAAGATCAGGTGCGTGTCACTGCTGTAGTGCTGGAGACCCCATCACCCCCGATCTCCTGTGTACAGCCAAACCCTTTGCATCCTTCACAGACAgcctccaggagctgcctgatGTCTCCATCCTCTCAAGCAAAAGGAAGCGCAAGAAACAGTCAGGATGATCTTGAACCCATTAGCCAGAAAACCCATCTGTCTCCTTCAGGAAAGTGGGGGCCCCAGACAGACAGGCCCTGGTTAGCAATGGCTGTTAGCAGACTCACATGTGACCCCAACAGACCATGGGAAGCTGTGCTCTCTCCTCCACCATTCACGGTCAGCGTTGCCATCCTGCTGTCCCTCCCTGCCGCGTTCTCAGCaacacagagaaagaaagggagCCCCCTCAGCCCAGGAACGTTGCTGAGAGCTAAGGTCAGCAATGCCTCTCAACCTATTGCAGCAGGAATCTGAAGAGATGCATCATAAGCAGCACAAGAAAGAGTCAGTGGCTGGTTCAGCTGAGCTACAATATCCCCTGGGCAGGAGGTAAGCACTGCAAGGGACAGAAGGGACAGTCCAGCGTCAGCTCTAACCCTTCCACAGAGATGCAGCAGAACCACACACCTTGCAAAAGGACGGATCTGAAACAACCCAGGCCATTCAGAGCAGCAGCTCGTGTTTGGGGCTAGTGGGATGGATCAGAACAGGCCAAGTGCCACTAGCCACCATGGCTACAATAGGACTAGCCTCCAGAATCTAGCTGCATCAAAGGGCCTCCTTGCTGCCAATGCCTGCTGCCCTTGGGCATCCAGAACTCTGTGTCCCAGCTGACGGAGCTCACAGAGCCCTGGGGCTTTGGATGCTTTAGGACGCCAAAGAGATTCCTGAGTATGCGTCTGTCTCCCTGGACCCATCAGAACAACTCCAGGGACTTTATTATGGCTGTGGCACTCTTAAAAGCTGCAGCCCGGCTGAGTGACTGAGAGGCCCAGCATTGCGAGGGCCAAAGCCTGCTCCAAGGGATAGGGGCTTCCACATCACACGTACCTGGTTCCGCCCTGCACTGGCTGCTCCTCACGCAGCAGTTCTGTATCACGCTAGAAACAAGCACATAGAGCGCCACAGTCCCCATGGCTCCAGCTCGGTGCTCCCTGCTCGAGGCTCTGATGAGTGCCTAAGAGACACAGAAATACTGGATGTGAGCCCAGCAGCATGACAAGCTCCCACCCCAATCCCAGCCCAGTCCTCTTCTTCTCTAACACCTAATTCCAGCCTTAGCCCACTTGCCCTTTGCAGAAGTTGATGTCTTGTGGTGTGCCGACGCCATGCTGATAAGCACCCTTCCAGTGCTTGTCATGGGTTAACAATAGTTCTTAGGCAAATAAGCACATTACAGATACTTGACCAGGTTTATTCTTTGTCCCTGCCAGAAAACACTTCTCATTCATGGAGGCAACCCAGTGTAATGACCTGCACCGAAATCTAGGTCCCCAAGATCTAGTCCCAGCTGTGTCACTGACtcgctgtgtggccttgggcaggtCACATAACCTCACTCCCTCTGTTTGTCCAGCTGCATAACTGGAGTAGTATTTACTGCAATGCTTTATTGGTATAGCATTCGCACCTGAGACCCCTGCCCCGCTGCACCAAGCACTGCACAAACTtgtaacaaaaagatggccctgcCACAATgaccttacaatctaagacaagaCCAGAGTCCTCACGCCTCACGGGGGCTGCGCAGATTCATTAGTGGAGTCTGTAGAGTCCTCTGAACACGGGAAGGGCCAAGCACTCTTATTAGCTGCAGTCCATGACTTCTTGTTTTCCTTGTGGG
The DNA window shown above is from Lepidochelys kempii isolate rLepKem1 chromosome 16, rLepKem1.hap2, whole genome shotgun sequence and carries:
- the LOC140899155 gene encoding uncharacterized protein, with amino-acid sequence MGTVALYVLVSSVIQNCCVRSSQCRAEPDGEVNTWDEGVGNTPASVTSLLQLRQADARGEGLSAKVPLVKASEAAHTRGTSFPSRPGPSPDSGTSFSSSTSGRALPAGEFSALVLPLEQEGEGRGTAAPAGSAAQRPPGDIEHPSGMWGKEIPARHRSKVYSRPAGNATGMVRLSTQRKQDNATWPPVTTARQKSPPASNWLPVLEKHDIPVVVGVSVSLALIFISMGVYSFRQKIEHAKGNSTSSQKSSNSRRRRNYLDVDEAYENRAFEVECTVDAIEQNPYDSSTSPHLLHSDPTLPAEAAGHREEPPGVAAGKALQTAQARAAELLGGSTAPVVFSAPCDVHVASYQDSPVSLQHESAHQEKHPSPHKAPPSSVSAELKSARPGEPGARAPGMCSVTSPSLQHIGTTLYFHGPEPLLRSIVPLGRNAGGNHGQVTAAPLVGMVECSPPRAQSSSETVRMSVTVEIHLYPCSPEMSSSLATTQTVSDSSPPEAAGAASQQPASLVGPDCKALCLGSIQGRIQRDHGQTLQHHVPVAEEVPF